In Listeria monocytogenes, the following proteins share a genomic window:
- a CDS encoding ABC-F family ATP-binding cassette domain-containing protein: protein MKQLKVENLTKTYGEKSLFENISLTITEGERIGLIGVNGTGKSTLLQIISGSESGDKGTVTKAKDYTIGYLAQDPEFNEANTVLSAVFDGDTAALRAMRKYEEVLLAMSLDAENTKLHDAYTAASQEMDASAAWDMNTEAKTILERLGITDLTAKISELSGGQRKRVGLAQVLIETPDLLILDEPTNHLDFQSIRWLEEYLNRFKGAVLLVTHDRYFLDRVTNHMVELDRGSAYRYVGNYEKFMESKAIRMENEVRESEKNKNLYRKELAWMRRGPQGRATKQNARQDRFHDLEKKVKTKTDDSELAIDFVTSRLGKDVFELKNLEKRFDEKQVLQDFSLIIQPGERLGITGNNGTGKSTLLNMLAGKLAPDAGEVVTGQTVQIGYYTQQNEEMDPDMRMIAYLQEAGEQVTTSGGEVISVSAMLERFLFPPNSHGKKIGSLSGGEKRRLFLLRILMERPNVLLLDEPTNDLDTQTLTVLEDYLESFNGTVITVSHDRYFLDKVVNKLLVFRAIGEVEIFYGEYSDYLKELVTKAKPAKSMKKMANTSVEKAAPEKKEKVKLTYQEQLEWDGIEDAISELEQTIESLNETLEQTGADFTKAAEISELITAKETELEQMMERWEFLSQYAE from the coding sequence ATGAAACAATTAAAAGTGGAAAATTTAACAAAAACATACGGTGAAAAAAGCCTGTTTGAGAATATCTCACTAACGATAACAGAAGGTGAACGCATTGGTTTAATCGGTGTAAATGGTACCGGGAAATCAACGCTATTACAAATTATTTCTGGTAGCGAATCTGGGGATAAGGGCACTGTTACGAAAGCGAAAGATTATACGATTGGTTATTTAGCACAAGATCCTGAGTTTAATGAAGCGAATACGGTTCTTTCGGCTGTTTTTGACGGGGATACTGCGGCGCTTCGGGCAATGCGCAAGTACGAAGAAGTGTTACTCGCGATGTCACTTGATGCGGAAAATACCAAATTACACGATGCTTATACAGCCGCCAGCCAAGAAATGGATGCTAGTGCGGCTTGGGATATGAACACAGAAGCGAAAACGATTTTGGAGCGTTTAGGCATTACGGATTTAACCGCGAAAATAAGCGAGCTTTCTGGTGGGCAACGAAAACGGGTTGGTTTGGCGCAAGTCTTAATCGAGACGCCAGATTTACTCATTTTGGACGAACCTACCAACCATTTAGATTTTCAGTCAATTCGTTGGTTGGAAGAATATTTAAATCGCTTTAAAGGGGCTGTCTTGCTTGTTACCCATGATCGTTATTTCCTTGACCGAGTGACAAATCATATGGTGGAGCTCGACCGAGGTTCGGCTTATCGATACGTTGGGAACTACGAGAAATTCATGGAATCTAAAGCCATTCGGATGGAAAACGAAGTCCGTGAATCCGAGAAAAATAAAAACCTTTATCGTAAGGAACTAGCATGGATGCGTCGCGGTCCTCAAGGTCGCGCCACTAAACAAAATGCCAGACAAGACCGTTTCCACGATTTAGAGAAAAAAGTGAAAACAAAAACCGATGACTCAGAACTGGCGATTGATTTTGTTACTAGTCGTCTTGGAAAAGATGTTTTCGAACTGAAAAACTTGGAAAAACGCTTTGATGAAAAACAAGTATTGCAGGATTTCAGCTTGATTATCCAACCTGGTGAACGCCTTGGTATTACAGGGAACAACGGAACTGGGAAATCGACTTTACTGAACATGTTGGCTGGAAAACTAGCACCAGATGCTGGCGAAGTAGTCACAGGTCAAACCGTACAAATCGGTTACTATACGCAACAAAATGAAGAAATGGACCCGGATATGCGAATGATTGCTTATTTGCAAGAAGCGGGAGAGCAAGTAACAACTTCTGGTGGCGAAGTAATCAGTGTGAGTGCGATGTTAGAACGATTTTTATTCCCACCAAATTCCCACGGGAAGAAAATTGGTAGCTTATCAGGTGGAGAAAAACGACGGTTATTCTTACTTCGCATTTTGATGGAACGACCAAATGTCTTATTACTGGATGAGCCAACAAATGACTTAGATACGCAAACATTAACGGTTTTAGAAGACTATTTAGAATCATTCAATGGTACCGTAATTACGGTTAGCCATGATAGATATTTCCTCGATAAAGTCGTAAACAAATTGCTCGTTTTCCGGGCAATTGGTGAAGTAGAAATTTTCTACGGTGAATATAGTGATTATTTGAAAGAACTTGTGACCAAAGCAAAACCAGCAAAATCAATGAAAAAAATGGCGAATACTTCGGTCGAAAAGGCAGCACCTGAGAAAAAAGAGAAAGTTAAACTCACCTATCAAGAACAACTCGAGTGGGACGGAATTGAAGATGCCATTAGCGAATTAGAACAAACCATTGAATCGCTTAATGAAACATTGGAACAAACTGGAGCGGACTTTACAAAAGCAGCAGAAATTAGCGAACTCATTACGGCAAAAGAAACAGAGCTCGAACAAATGATGGAACGCTGGGAATTTTTATCACAATACGCGGAATAA
- a CDS encoding formate--tetrahydrofolate ligase yields the protein MSNKVKSDIEIASKAEILPVTTIAEHLGLDADALELYGKYKAKLSYDTIHSLKDKETGKLVLVTAINPTPAGEGKSTVTVGLGDALSKKDKKTVIALREPSLGPTMGIKGGATGGGYAQVIPMEDINLHFTGDFHAITAANNALSAFIDNHMQQGNDLDIDGRRIVWKRVVDLNDRALRKVVVGLGGPIQGVPREDGFDITVASEIMAIICLASDLKDLKKRLSEIVIGYNYKKEPITVGEMGYEGALTLLLKDALKPNLVQTLEHTPAIVHGGPFANIAHGCNSVSATSTALRLGEYVVTEAGFGADLGAEKFLDIKVPALGKAPDCVVIVATIRALKMHGGALKTELSEENVDALAKGFTNLQKHTESIQTFGIPYVVAINKFITDSDAEVAKLEALCEEHGIPFSLTEVWEKGGDGGLELADKVIAAVESGEADYKRIYDDAWSIEEKLEAIVTKVYGGIGVELSSKAQKQIVEFKKYGWDRYPICMAKTQYSLSDDPTLLGRPTDFVIHIREFIPKLGAGFVVALTGDVMTMPGLPKKPAALNMDVDENGNAQGLF from the coding sequence ATGTCAAATAAAGTGAAATCAGATATTGAAATTGCATCAAAAGCAGAAATTCTACCAGTTACGACTATTGCGGAACATTTAGGACTAGACGCAGATGCACTCGAACTTTACGGAAAGTATAAAGCAAAGTTATCCTATGATACCATTCACTCGCTAAAAGACAAAGAAACAGGAAAACTTGTTCTTGTTACGGCGATTAATCCAACGCCTGCTGGTGAAGGGAAATCGACTGTGACAGTTGGTCTTGGCGATGCACTCTCTAAAAAAGATAAGAAAACCGTTATTGCACTTCGCGAACCATCGCTCGGACCTACCATGGGTATTAAGGGCGGGGCAACAGGTGGCGGATACGCGCAGGTTATTCCGATGGAAGATATTAATTTACATTTTACTGGTGATTTCCACGCAATTACAGCAGCTAATAATGCTTTATCGGCATTTATTGATAATCATATGCAACAAGGGAATGACCTAGATATTGATGGCCGAAGAATCGTTTGGAAACGCGTGGTTGATTTGAACGACCGTGCACTTCGAAAAGTGGTTGTTGGTCTAGGAGGTCCTATTCAAGGGGTTCCACGTGAAGACGGTTTTGATATTACGGTTGCTTCTGAAATTATGGCGATCATTTGTTTAGCAAGTGATTTAAAAGATTTAAAGAAACGTTTAAGTGAAATTGTCATCGGTTATAACTATAAAAAAGAACCAATTACAGTTGGCGAAATGGGCTACGAAGGCGCTCTAACCTTACTATTAAAAGATGCTTTAAAACCTAATTTGGTGCAAACATTAGAACATACACCTGCCATCGTACACGGCGGACCTTTTGCGAATATTGCTCACGGATGTAATAGTGTTTCTGCGACAAGCACAGCACTTCGACTAGGTGAGTATGTAGTGACAGAAGCTGGATTTGGTGCAGACCTTGGTGCAGAGAAATTTTTAGATATTAAAGTTCCTGCCCTTGGAAAAGCGCCAGATTGCGTTGTTATTGTAGCAACGATTCGCGCACTGAAAATGCACGGTGGCGCTTTGAAAACCGAGCTTAGCGAAGAAAATGTGGATGCGCTAGCTAAAGGTTTTACTAATTTACAAAAACATACGGAATCTATTCAAACATTTGGTATTCCTTATGTTGTAGCCATTAATAAATTCATTACCGATTCTGACGCAGAAGTAGCGAAATTAGAAGCACTTTGCGAAGAACACGGCATTCCTTTCTCTCTGACAGAAGTTTGGGAAAAAGGCGGCGACGGTGGTCTTGAACTTGCGGATAAAGTCATTGCGGCTGTTGAAAGTGGAGAAGCGGACTACAAACGCATTTATGATGATGCGTGGTCGATAGAAGAAAAACTAGAAGCGATTGTGACGAAGGTTTACGGTGGTATTGGCGTGGAACTTTCCAGCAAGGCGCAGAAACAAATCGTTGAATTCAAAAAATATGGTTGGGATCGTTATCCGATTTGTATGGCGAAAACCCAATATTCCTTATCGGATGACCCAACATTACTTGGACGGCCAACTGATTTTGTTATTCATATTCGCGAATTCATTCCAAAACTTGGTGCTGGTTTTGTCGTTGCTTTAACAGGCGATGTAATGACGATGCCAGGTTTACCGAAAAAACCAGCGGCATTAAACATGGATGTCGATGAAAATGGTAATGCGCAAGGTTTATTTTAA
- the mntR gene encoding transcriptional regulator MntR has translation MPTPSMEDYIEKIYSLIETKGYARVSDIADELFVHPSSVTKMVQKLDKDEYLIYEKYRGLILTPKGTQMGKRLLERHALLESFLSIIGVDPSHIYHDVEGIEHHLSWNSIDRIGDVVQFFENHPDALKTLKAMETTKPETKE, from the coding sequence ATGCCAACACCTAGTATGGAAGATTATATTGAAAAAATCTATTCCCTTATCGAAACGAAAGGTTATGCCAGGGTTTCGGATATTGCTGATGAGTTATTTGTCCATCCATCCTCTGTAACAAAAATGGTGCAGAAACTGGATAAAGACGAATATTTAATCTATGAGAAATATCGTGGATTAATTTTGACGCCTAAAGGAACACAAATGGGGAAAAGGCTCCTAGAAAGACACGCATTACTAGAAAGTTTTTTAAGTATTATTGGCGTAGATCCTTCCCATATTTATCATGATGTGGAGGGTATTGAACACCACTTAAGTTGGAACTCGATTGACCGAATTGGGGATGTTGTTCAGTTTTTTGAAAATCATCCGGATGCGCTTAAGACGCTCAAGGCAATGGAGACGACGAAACCAGAAACAAAGGAATAA
- the cspD gene encoding cold-shock protein CspD — MQNGKVKWFNNEKGYGFIESDGGEDIFVHFTAIQGDGYKSLEEGQAVTFEVVEGNRGAQAANVEKA, encoded by the coding sequence ATGCAAAATGGGAAAGTAAAATGGTTTAACAATGAAAAGGGTTACGGTTTTATCGAATCAGACGGCGGCGAAGATATTTTCGTCCACTTCACAGCGATCCAAGGTGACGGCTACAAATCTTTAGAAGAAGGCCAAGCGGTAACATTTGAAGTAGTTGAAGGTAATCGCGGCGCTCAAGCAGCTAACGTAGAAAAAGCCTAA
- a CDS encoding ribonuclease HI family protein: protein MEVFVDGASAGNPGPSGAGIVLKAEGIYEQFAIPLAVMTNHEAEFIAIKLGLEEAIKKQATLIRLYSDSKVAIEAIHKRHAKNPLFKPHLEAILEMADSFELFFAEWRNVSQNKQADHLARQAIKKQKQPGVK, encoded by the coding sequence ATGGAAGTTTTCGTGGATGGTGCAAGTGCTGGAAATCCTGGACCAAGTGGGGCTGGAATCGTTTTAAAAGCAGAAGGTATTTATGAACAATTCGCCATTCCGCTCGCAGTGATGACGAATCATGAAGCAGAATTTATTGCGATTAAACTGGGACTGGAAGAAGCCATAAAAAAACAAGCTACATTAATTCGTCTATACTCAGATTCGAAAGTTGCAATCGAAGCAATTCATAAACGACATGCGAAAAATCCGTTATTCAAGCCGCATTTAGAAGCAATTTTAGAAATGGCCGATTCATTTGAATTGTTTTTTGCTGAATGGCGTAATGTAAGTCAAAATAAACAAGCCGACCACCTTGCGCGTCAGGCTATAAAAAAACAGAAGCAACCTGGAGTCAAATAA
- a CDS encoding 5'-3' exonuclease: protein MNENRENLLVVDGMALLFRAFYATAVSKQFMFNQHGIPTNGVQGFMRHMFAAIRQSNPTHTLICWDMGSQTFRNELYDGYKAGRTAPPEEMIPQFDLAKEVAAGFGFVNLGVPGFEADDCIGTITVQASNTIATTVLSGDKDLLQLIAPTNDVWIMQKGYGNYKRYDEATFFEEMGISPRQFIDVKALMGDTSDGYPGVRGIGEKTAIKLIQEFESIEGVLNNLDKLKPAQQTKIQEDLAMLELSQKLARIHTEVPLEIDLPSLKYDGFREDAFAVVEKYGLKTLTRDIE from the coding sequence ATGAACGAAAATCGAGAAAATTTGCTCGTTGTTGATGGAATGGCACTACTTTTCCGAGCATTTTATGCAACAGCCGTTTCCAAACAATTTATGTTTAACCAGCATGGAATTCCGACGAATGGGGTGCAAGGTTTTATGCGCCACATGTTTGCAGCGATTCGCCAGAGTAACCCAACGCATACACTAATTTGCTGGGATATGGGGTCGCAAACATTTCGAAATGAATTATATGATGGTTATAAAGCAGGCAGAACAGCGCCACCAGAAGAAATGATTCCGCAGTTTGATTTAGCGAAAGAGGTAGCTGCTGGGTTTGGCTTTGTCAATTTAGGTGTGCCGGGTTTTGAAGCAGATGACTGTATTGGGACAATTACCGTTCAAGCGAGTAATACGATTGCTACGACTGTTTTAAGTGGCGACAAAGATTTACTGCAACTAATCGCACCGACGAATGATGTCTGGATTATGCAAAAAGGTTACGGTAATTATAAACGATATGATGAAGCGACATTTTTTGAAGAGATGGGTATTTCTCCAAGACAATTTATTGATGTGAAAGCATTAATGGGCGACACTTCAGATGGTTATCCGGGTGTTCGTGGAATCGGTGAAAAAACAGCGATTAAGCTTATTCAAGAATTTGAGTCAATTGAAGGCGTCTTGAACAACCTTGATAAACTGAAACCAGCGCAACAAACCAAAATCCAAGAAGACTTAGCAATGCTAGAATTAAGTCAAAAATTAGCTCGGATTCATACAGAAGTTCCGCTAGAAATAGACTTGCCTAGTTTAAAATATGACGGATTCCGCGAGGATGCTTTTGCTGTAGTTGAAAAATACGGTTTAAAAACGTTAACGCGCGATATCGAATAA
- the rpsN gene encoding 30S ribosomal protein S14, translating into MAKKSKVAKHERQQALVEQYAELRRTLKAEGRYDELRKLPRDSSPSRLHNRCELTGRPHGYMRKFGMSRIRFRELAHQGQLPGVTKASW; encoded by the coding sequence ATGGCTAAAAAATCAAAAGTTGCCAAACATGAACGTCAACAAGCGCTCGTGGAACAATATGCGGAACTTCGCCGGACGCTAAAAGCAGAAGGCCGCTACGATGAATTACGCAAATTACCACGCGATTCTTCCCCGTCCCGGCTACACAATCGTTGTGAACTAACTGGACGTCCCCACGGCTACATGCGTAAATTTGGTATGTCGCGAATCCGTTTTCGTGAACTAGCACATCAAGGACAATTACCCGGCGTGACAAAAGCAAGCTGGTAA
- the chiA gene encoding chitinase ChiA — protein sequence MNGKQVMVGGLSLLLVGAGLGAFGSQAQAATDDASVMPDISNKQVLVGYWHSWKSSGNDGYQQGTSADIALKDTPKAYNVVDVSFMKGDGVNRIPTFKPVGINDSDFRAQVGALNKEGRAVLLALGGADGHVELKAGDEEAFANEIIRQVETYGFDGLDIDLEQSAITAGDNKTVIPAALKIVKDHYKAEGKNFLITMAPEFPYLKPGSAYESYLTSLANYYDYIAPQLYNQGGDGVWVDETNQWIAQNNDTLKESFLYYMADSFINGTRGYLKIPANKFVFGLPANVDAAATGYVKDPQIVKNVFTRLQAKGTPVKGIMTWSVNWDAGKNKAGVPYNNGFSNAYGPIVGTK from the coding sequence ATGAATGGAAAACAAGTAATGGTTGGTGGTTTGTCTTTACTTTTAGTTGGTGCGGGACTGGGGGCATTTGGTAGTCAAGCACAAGCGGCGACGGATGACGCTTCTGTAATGCCAGATATTTCTAACAAACAGGTGCTAGTTGGGTACTGGCATAGTTGGAAATCTTCCGGAAATGATGGCTATCAACAAGGGACTTCGGCTGATATCGCCCTAAAAGATACACCGAAAGCTTATAACGTGGTAGATGTTTCCTTTATGAAAGGGGACGGGGTAAATCGCATTCCGACATTTAAACCAGTGGGAATAAATGATAGCGATTTCAGAGCACAAGTCGGCGCATTAAATAAAGAAGGTCGGGCCGTTCTTTTGGCACTAGGTGGAGCAGATGGACACGTGGAACTAAAAGCTGGGGATGAAGAGGCGTTCGCGAATGAAATTATCCGCCAAGTAGAAACATATGGTTTTGATGGATTAGACATCGACTTAGAACAAAGTGCGATTACCGCGGGAGATAATAAAACGGTTATCCCAGCTGCGCTAAAAATCGTCAAAGATCATTATAAAGCGGAAGGGAAAAATTTCCTAATTACGATGGCACCAGAATTTCCTTATTTAAAACCAGGTAGTGCCTATGAAAGCTACCTAACCTCACTTGCTAATTATTATGACTATATTGCGCCACAACTATACAACCAAGGTGGCGATGGTGTTTGGGTTGATGAAACAAACCAATGGATTGCGCAAAATAATGATACATTAAAAGAATCTTTCTTATATTATATGGCGGACTCCTTTATTAACGGGACTCGTGGTTACTTGAAAATCCCAGCTAATAAATTCGTGTTCGGTTTACCAGCCAATGTGGATGCAGCCGCAACTGGTTATGTAAAAGATCCGCAAATCGTCAAAAATGTTTTCACTCGTTTACAAGCAAAAGGCACACCGGTGAAAGGGATTATGACTTGGTCGGTGAACTGGGATGCAGGTAAAAATAAAGCAGGAGTGCCTTATAATAATGGTTTCTCTAACGCGTATGGTCCGATAGTTGGAACTAAATAA